The DNA region CGTCGCCCGTGTTACCAGCGCTGTGGAATTCTGCCGATGGTCGGCTGCGCGTCGGTCACGTATGGTGCCGGCGGCGCAACCGCGGCGTCCAGGGCTTGGCACTTTGTGGCCGGACCGATGGATGCCCTTGATGGCGCCGGACCACCGACTCCGGGCATGCCCGCAGGCCATCGCTGGCCAAGACGGGACGGCCGGGGTGGGAGCTTTCAGAGGCCGATGAGTCATCTCGTCCGCCGACGAACGGGTTCGGGCCACCCCTGCTGCTCAAGGGTTCGTCCGCAACGCCTCGCCCGCGTCCGCCGGTTGCCGCCTTTTCAGACTTCCGTGGCGAGCGAGCTAGCTCGACACACGTCGCCCGCTACGACCAGTCGAACCGCGCCGAAAGCGAACTGCCCGCCGTGGACGGCGTAGCATGACGCGTGCTTCGAAAGCGGTACAACCACGTCGTCACCGCGACGTCGCTCGGCGGGCTTGCCTTGCTGCTTGGTGGGTGCTCTTCGGGCGTGAATCGTCTCGAAACGGGCTACCGCTATCAGTCGCTCAACGACACGGAGTTCGACCGCATGGCCTACTACGTCGATCCTTTCTCGACCGAAGCCCGCGTCGCCGAAGCCGCTGCCCGCTCGAACGATCAGGTCGGGCCGCAGACTCCCGGTGGTCGCCCTTGAGTTCTTTGAGACTGCTCGATCGATGACCACGCAGCGACTCGCTCCACTGCCGACCAAGCCAGCACCGGCGGTGCGCGGGAAGCCGCCGCTGGGCAAACAGGCGGATCGTCTCGTCAGTGTGGCCGGGCCGCTGCTTCGTCGAAACAAGTCGGCGGTGCTGGCCGACTGGCTTCGCAAGAACCTCAGCCCACGCGAGCTGTGCCTGTTTCTTGGACACGAGCGGTCAGACGTCCGTCAGGTCGCAGCGTTTTCGCTTGCCGCGGTCGGATGTCGGCGGTGCGTTGACCGTCTCGTGCCGCTGCTGCGTGACCAAGACGCAGGCGTGCGACAGATGGCCGAGCACGGGCTGTGTGGCATCTGGTGTCGCCTTGGCAGCCCAACCGGAAACGAGTGGCTACGACGCGGCTCGCACTGCCTCGGCCAGGGCGACATTCAAAAGGCAGTTCGCTGTTTCGATGCCGCGATCGCGGAGTCGCCAGCGTTTGCCGACGCGTACAACCAGCGCGGCCTGGCCCACTTCCTGCAGAATCGCCCCGACCTCGCGCTGCTCGACGGCGAGACGTGCCTGCGACTCGAGCCGAATCACTTCGTCGCCTGGGCCGCTGTCGGCCACGCCCACGCCTCGCTGGGTGACTCCGCTGCCGCTGCCGAGTGCTATCGCCACGCGCTGGACATTCACCCCGGCATGCACGCCGTCCAGGAAATGTTGCGCGAGGTCGAGGCAGCGGAAGACCGGTGCTGACCGAAGATCGACAAGCAGTCCTTCAAGCCGTGTCGCGCGTGCGGCGGCGGCTCATCGGCCAGCGTCTCGCATGCAGCGCAGTGGCGGCACTT from Planctomycetota bacterium includes:
- a CDS encoding tetratricopeptide repeat protein; the encoded protein is MTTQRLAPLPTKPAPAVRGKPPLGKQADRLVSVAGPLLRRNKSAVLADWLRKNLSPRELCLFLGHERSDVRQVAAFSLAAVGCRRCVDRLVPLLRDQDAGVRQMAEHGLCGIWCRLGSPTGNEWLRRGSHCLGQGDIQKAVRCFDAAIAESPAFADAYNQRGLAHFLQNRPDLALLDGETCLRLEPNHFVAWAAVGHAHASLGDSAAAAECYRHALDIHPGMHAVQEMLREVEAAEDRC